The following DNA comes from ANME-2 cluster archaeon.
CAGATCTCAATTTGTACTAACCTATGGGCCAGGGTCAATAATAGAGACTAAAAATGGACCCCGAATAATTCCGGCCATGAACCGTGGGCTTGCTGAATATTTCAGCAAAGATATTTTTGAAAGATTTGAAATTGCAGAAATAAGATTGTCAAAATATATTCAGAAACAGTCCGGTAACCAACCACGTATTCGTATTGTTGCACTTCCTACAAATGCGGGCCTTGAAAAGCCTGGAAATTACAGGATTTATTCTACTTTTGTATTTCCCGTTTGGAAAGTGTGCTATGGAAGAAAAGGTGAACATAAACCAATATTGTATAATGGTCCAAAATGTCCCCTTTGCAAAACAAATGTCGAATCCTCAGCAACGAGATTTGTTGTTTCATGTTCTGCAGGACATCTTGATGAGGTCAATTGGCAGTATGCAGTTCATGGAAAGGACAATTGTAAACCACCCTTTTATTTCTGGAAATCCAGTGGCAGTTCACTCTCAGATATAGTTATAGAGTGTCCCCATTGTGGTTCAAAATCAAATATGAAGGAAATTTATAAAATAAACTTTTTCTGCACTGGAAGAACTCCCGAAAAGGAGACACCGTCTCCATCGTCGTTTCCTCCATATTATACTAAACCACAAAGGCCGCAAAAGTGTGAAAAAAAAATGAAAATCACACAGAGGCAGTCCACCTCATTGCATGTATCAGAAACGATGACACTTTTAACAATTCCAGAATATGATAACAATATATCCAGAATTCTTCAAAGAAACGACGTATCAGTAGCACTTGATACCATTATGAATGCTCCAATGGATTTTAAAAATATGGATAAGGAAGTATTCATCAAATGGATATCCTCTTCGTTAATGAACAGGATTCCTGAAGATTCTTTTCAAATTATAATTGATGAAATAAATAAAGGTGGTGTTTCAGATTTCTGTGATATTTATCATCGTCTACATGTAGAGGACCAGTCGTTTATGGGTCTGATGTATGAAGAATTTGAATCGCTGCTTTCAGGTGCAGGGAACCCGACGGACAATTTTTCAATGTCCAACCCGAAAACCATTATACCAGATTCTGATATTATCCCAAAATTACTGGTGCATCCGGTAAATAAAATCAGGACAATCACTGTCCAAACCGGCTACATCCGTCTGGTTAATTTCAGTGATGAAGAAAATCCCGGTAAAATCTCTTCTGGAGCATATCTCGATGGAAGTATCTGGTTTCCCGGATATGAAGGATTTGGGGAGGGAATATTCATTACATTTGATGGTGGGATGCTGCCTGATCTCTCTTCAAAGGCTGCGTATGGCGATTGGAACTTATTTAGAAAATCTGACATGGAATATGAGACTGACTGGTCTGAAGTAACACAAAAACCCGAATTTGTCTGGCTCCATACTCTATCTCACGCCGTAATTCGTTCATTATCTGCTCATACTGGTTATTCTGCAGTTTCATTGAGAGAACGTGTTTATATATCCCGTGATGGAAGAAACGGTGGGATTTTAATTTATAATACCTCACCTGGAGAAGATAGCGGAATGGGAGGTCTTGTTGGAACAGTGGAATATTTCCAGGATATTATCAACACAGCAATTAATAATCTTCGTATCTGCTCAAATGATCCCCTATGTAATGATGTTAATAAATCTTCAGAGAGTATTAATGGTGCAGCCTGTTACAGCTGTCTTTTAATATCTGAAACATCATGCGAACACCGAAATCTTTGGCTTGATCGACATCTTGTAATTGGAGAATGATAATGCTGGTGGAGATTGTTCCAGTAGCCAGTGGTGAAAAATGGATCGGTTATGGTGTAAGGTCATTTCAATCTATCATTCATGAACTCATTTCGAAAGCATCAAATGAACTGGTGATGACAGTTTACGTTATTACCAGTATGGATATTATTGATGATCTTAGAAATGCACTTGAAAGAGGCGTGGGAGTTGAAATCTATCTCTACAGTGAGGAAACGCAGGAAGAAAATGAAGCGGTACTCTCAATATTGAAGTTAAAAGATGAATTTGATTATCTAAAATTATATCGGATAAAAGAGGAAATGCTGCATGCTAAAGTTCTGGTGGCAGATGGGCATAAAGTTCTTTCCGGTTCGGCAAATTTTACATTTAGTGGAATGTTTAAAAATTATGAACTGGGATTTCTTGTCAATGACTCCACCATTGCAATGCAGATTCTGACTCTCATTAAGAGGTTAAAGTCATAATGAGAACATACTATTATCGTGGGATTACCTGCCCTAATTGTCATGAACCACATGTAAATGGAGGAGCAATTGAAATACTTGATAAATCCAGTCTAAGATGTACATCTTGTGGTGCAAAATTCAAAAAAACAATAAATCTGCATTCCTCTGAATTATTTCCAGAAACTCTTAATTATATTATAAAGAGGGAAGGGGAAAATGCAAAACAGTATCTTTCGCGTATCCCTCTGAAATGGAAAATAGAACCAAATATAATAGAGCAGGCATATATTGACTGGCTTTCGGCTGAAACAAATGGGTTTTTTCTTATCACATGGCCATGGCATGATGTACGATTTATTCCATTATTGGTTTTTGAATACCTCATGAATAATCCCGGGAAACGTGCCGCTGTAATCGGGAACTATTCCAATTATAAAGAAGACAAAATTGAAATTTCACCATCTTCACACTCTGTATTCACAAATATGATTTATACCGTGAATGCAGAATCAGTTAGTACTAAAATAAAAAAAGAAATCAAACATTTGGATAGAAAGCTAATTTTAAAAAAAGAAAAAGTGGTAGATGTAATATATAAAAAAATTGGTGCAAATGAATTAAAAACTAAATTATTCTATAAAACATTAAGAAAATGTAAAAATGAGATTATCAAAGAAGATTCTGAATTCAAGGAGGATTTATTAAGAAATATTACAGAGCATAAATTAAACGGCAGGTCAAATACAAAAGAGATTAATAAAGACGGCATATGGGATGTTTCTCTTAATGAACAGGAACGCTGGACTGGCGATCTTAAATATAATAAAATATGGTTATGGGACGTCCTTTTAAATTCAACCAGATTGTATACCTGTAAATCAACAATACCTCATCTTTTTTATGGAGAAGAGACTGATGAGAAAACAACACATAAAGATATCAGATTACATTTTTTATCTTCCGAACCTGATTTTGCAACAGTCTTGGAAAATGTACAGGAGATATCTCCTGATATTCTTATCATCGATAATACAGATGAAATAATCTCCGATTCCAGATTCGGGGGGGAGAGAAGCAAAACATTACTACAGTTTCTAAATAAGTGTTCCATGAAAACGGTTCTTATGTTTTCAACAAATCCTGATATTCGTCAGTTTTACAAATTAAACGACAATGAATCTCTTTTTCAATCTATTAAGGTAATTCCCCATACCTGGGATTCTCCACATATTATCGATAATCTACCTGCTGGAAATGAATCAAAACATCCTAATCCTGTTTCATCAAACATGAGCCAGATTATTAAAGAGAAAATCAGAAAAATAACTCCTGAATATGTTATAGTGGATTCTTACAACACAATTGTAGAAACGTTAGATAATTGCTTATCTAATCTTGATGATGAGTTCAACAGAGATATTAAAATTTATTTCAAAAGAGTTCTCTCCACACCCCTGAATATCAGAAGAGAGTATCAAAATCCTGAAACATTATTAGTTAAAAAATGGCGTAGTGATTCTCTTACTTATGATCTTGTCATGAGCAGACTTTATGATGCACTTGATCAGAACATATTCATATCACTCGATGATACTTTGAAAGAGATTTTTCAGATAGGCACCCCAGAACAGATAAATCCACTCAGGGAAAAAATCATATCTACCATAGAAAATATCCTCGATTCTAGTGAAAACTGGTACATTACAGTCGTTGTCTATCCTTCTGAAGTAAAAGGAACCGAACGTTTACTACGGAGAAATGATTCCATACAGGATACTGCTTTTTCACGCATATCCTTCTGTGGGTGGAAAAACTTAGCAAGCATTGAGGGAACAATACCTGAAGGATTCAGACATTGTATCATTTCTACACGCTATCCTTCTATAGACTATGGTTTGCATTCGTCCAGTGTTGACAGGTTCATTTTCATTGGAGATGAAAAAGGAATTGGAAATATTAAAGATATTATTGAGAAGAGGCTCCTTGAAATAAATGCTTATCCGATTATTAAGCCGGATGATGCTGCAACACTTCCAGATTTGCTGAATAGGTCACTTAGCATGATAAATATTCCTGAGACGGGACAATTATCTGAAATGTATGAAGATATCATGGACGAGATGGAATTCATAATGCCATATTCAGAATTTACCGATTCTGGTGGCGTAACTGGGATATCTGGAGAATCCAAAACTCATTTTAAGATTAAATCTGAAGAACCTGCAATACTGTGCATTGACTCACAAAATCGAGGTGTATTTCTCCCTTTAAATTGCTCTATACTGATAAAAGACGGCAGCCAATTTCAAGAAATTTCAATTGATGGTGATCCATCGCTCAATTCAATAAAGAAAAATTTAATGGAGAATGAGATAATTCTCGGTCGGGCAGGATTTTATATCTCATTCAGATCAATATTCTTTGAATTTATGATGAAATTTGGTGACAAATTACAGTTTCAGAGAGGACCATTTGAATGGCATGGATTCAGAAATCTATTCAATGATTCTGTCCACTGGAACATGATTCTTGAAAAAACAGTCCATGAGTATGCAGAAAATAATTCACTTGAGTTGCGACAATCGCAAAATTGTATTGCCGCAATACTCGCTGATTCAGGGATTACAGCAGTCAATCCAGACTATATAATAGGATGGTGGACGAATTATGAAGAGGTTACTCTTGATTCTGGTATATATAGATTATACAGAGTAGAGCATCCTTTTACTCGCAATGATATGCGAACGATTTACAGTGTGCTTAGAAATTTATGCCCGGACATTTTGTCTGATATTCAAGTCGCAGATCGATCATATGCTGCAGCAATTTCACTCCAGAATCTTCGCCGAAATTCATTAAAGAGACATGATAAAAATATTGAGGCAAAATATTCCGCTATTTATTCTCAGCTCGAAAAACAAATCATGCAGATTATGAAAAATGCAGAGATGTTCAGGGTTATTGACGTTTACAAGATTAACGTTTCATGCGAAGTAGAACCACTGAGAATATTTGAAAACTACCAAGACTTTATTGAAACAAACAAATAAAATCTTGCTTTTACTTTCGATATTGCACATCTCAATTAGCCCCATCCTGCTGTCCTTGTTCATGACACCCAGGTCGGGCTGGCAGGCGCTTTTCGGTGCCTCGTGGATGCATAGGTATCCAGCGGTCTGGGGGTGCGAAGTGGATGTTATTTCGGTTAGCTGCCGGCGTCAGTTTAAATATAATTTTTATGTAATAATGCACCACAACGAACGCAATGGACGCTAAGCCAAGGCAACAAGGTCTTTGCGATTTTTTCGCACTTTGCAGTTAATTTTTATTATATCCATTCGCAGATTAGAAATATTATTTTCATCCAATGGTTATTTATAAATTTATTGCATATTTACACCAAGGAGAGAATGTCATGGCTTTGAATGTTAATGTGAATAGTGACTTTTCAATGCAGGAGGTAAGCGACGTAATTCGCTCTGCCCTAGCTCTGGATGAGCGGCTCGCAAAACATAAAAAAGCCAGGTATTATGATTTATGTAAAGATTTTGAGACAAAATATAAGATGAGTTCAGATATTTTCATGCAAAAATTTGAATCCGGGCATCTGGACGACCTCGATGACTATTTTGATTGGTATGCAGCAAAAAAAGGATTGGATCACTGGAATAAAAAGTTGAACATATTGTCAGGTATCAGCCTATGAATGCAATAGAGTATTACTCTCAGATTGAAACCACTATTAATGACTGCCCGATAGTCACCCATTTCTCCGCATTTCCTGCCACCGCAGCCCGATAGGGCGGCAGGTGGCAGCCAACCTTGTGGATTCGTGTGAACTTTGAACCACCAAGGACGCGGAGTGCGCAGACCATTTTTAACTTTCTATGTGGTCTCTGTGATCTCGGTGGTTAATATTTACTAAACTCCAAAATAACTGATCAGTCCCCCTTTGGGCCCGGTTCTTTTCCTTAGAATTATTTTTAACCACCCCTGTCCTAAACAATTGCCAATGAATTTAACCTTCAGTCCACAAACATATACACACCCATGAAACGAACAGGAGTTACGAACCTGCCCCTGCACGGCGGGGCAGCACCCAGATGGCTGTTCAACAGGATGGTCAAACTGTCAGGCGGCATCTGCGATGCAATATTACTGGATTACGGGCCGGATGAGATGCTAAGGCGGCTGTCAGACCCTTACTGGTTCCAGGCGTTCTCATGTGTGCTCGGATTCGACTGGCACAGTTCCGGCACCACCACCACCACCTGCGGTGCCCTGAAAATTGCACTGGACCCCCAGGAGCACGGCATCAAAGTGTGCGGCGGGAAAGGCAGGACGTCCAGGAAGACGCTGGATGAAATAGAGCAGACTGCTGATGTATTCAGTCTTTCAACCGCAGACATCGAGCAGCTAAAGTACTCAAGCAGGATGAGCGCAAAGGTTGACAACAGCCTGATACAGGATGATTACAGCCTGTACCACCACTGCCTGGTATTTGACGAGAAAGGAGACTGGACCGTTATCCAGCAGGGTATGAACGATTCATATGCCAGGCGGTACCAGTGGTTATCAGAAGGAGTAAAAAGTTTTGTAGAAGAGCCGCATTCCGGCATAGCATCTGATGATATCAAACCCGATGTGCTGGACATGACAGCAAGGGAGAGCTATAATACACAGGAAGTAAGCCTTGACCTTATACTGGACGGTCCCGAGCACCTTAGGCAGTATTTCGGCAAAAAGAACCAGACGAGGCTGGACGATTTCACTGGCAACAGGTTGGATGATCTCACTGGCGGCAGGTTAGATGGTTTCACAGGTAGAAGGGTGGATGAACTGTCACTACCGCCCCGTCATCATATAATAGATATGGATATCACAGAAAAGGGGATGAAGGTGCTAAAGGAAGCCTACGAACTCCAGCCTTCATCCTACGAGGAACTTGTCTCGCTAAGGGGCATGGGGCCGCAAAAGATACGTGCGCTGGCACTGGTTTCAGACCTTGTTTACGGTACACGGCCAAGCTGGCGCGACCCTGTGAAATACAGTTTCGCCCACGGTGGGAAGGATGGATTCCCGTTTCCTGTAGACCGGGACACCTATGACAAGAGTATCAGCACCCTAAAGGATGCAGTGGAATCTGCCAGGCTGGGTGAAAAAGATAAACAGAATGCTATAAAAAGGCTGAGCCAGTTTATTTCAGATGAATGAACAGGGATTAGATAAATAAACAGGGACTGGATGAGGATTACATGTACTTGACAGATGATGAAGAGATCGGGGACCGGATAATAGAGATACGGCGCCGGTTGCACAGGATACCCGAGTTAAGTTTCCATGAGTTTAAGACACAGGAGGCAGTGATGGAGCTTTTGGAGAAGATAGGGCTTAAGGGAGAGTATATTGCCAACACTGGTGTTATTGCCACAATACAGGGCAAAGGTCCAGGGAAATGCATCGCACTGCGTACGGATATGGATGGACTTGAGGTGACCGAGGAGCCGACACAGTTTAACAGTGAATATATTTCACAGCACCCGGGTTTTATGCACTCCTGCGGGCACGATGCCCACATGGCAATAGTGTTGGGGGCTGCCATGCATCTTATACGGCAAAGGGATAATTTCCCTGGCTCTGTCAAATTGATATTCCAGCCTGCTGAGGAGCAGCCCCCAGGGGGCGCACTTGATGTTATCAGGGACGGCGGCCTGGATGGAGTGGATGCAATAGTGGGACTGCACGTTTTAAGCCACATTGATTCGGGTGAGATAAAATTCAGGGCAGGGCCATTTTTGGCGGCATCAAATGTAATGAAAATAAAGATCACAGGTAAGGGCGGGCATCATCTCAGCCCGGAGCTTGTTATTGACCCGATTGCAATTGCTGCCAGGTTTATTGGCTGTATCTGTGATAGGATCAAGATGAAGATACCGCAAGACAGGTTCATTTTAGGTTTTGGTAAGATAGCGGGTGGGTCCCAGTTCAACAGGACACCTGATGAAGTGGATGTAATGGGCAGTTTCCGTACCTTTGACAACAGGGATACACAGGATATAGAGGATATCATTAAACAGGTCCTTGATGAACTGGTGGATATGTATGGTAAGCAGGATTTCCCTGGACTGCCAGCTTATAAACTTGATATTGAGCACGGGTATCCGGTTCTGGTCAATGACCCGGTGTTCTCAAATAAGGTATTGAGGCTCCTTAAAGAGCATTTCCCTGAAGTAGGTGACGATAAACCTTTCTTCGGGTCAGAGGATTTCGCCTACTACCTTCAGGAGATACCAGGTGTCTACATCGGTTTGGGAATAAGGAATGAAGAAAAGGGTATTACTGACGGCAACCATTCCAGCAGGTTCGACATCGATGAGACTGTGCTGGTGGACGGCACAAGGATGCTGGCCATTATCGCACTGGACTTTTTGAACGACCCCGGAGAATACCTGCTGTGAGAATAGAGGTGTTCACACCTGACCGGGCCGGCGAGGTGAGGCAGTTTGTTCTGGGTGTGCTTGAAGGAGAAGGATTCGGGTACGATCCGGTAAAGGATTCTGACCTTAAGGATATTTGCGGATACTACATTGACAATGGCGGTGTGTTCTATATAGGGACCATTAAGGGTGTTGTGGTGGGGACAGGTGCAGTTCGCAGGATAAATTCAAAAAAGTGTGAAATAAAACGTATTTATGTGAAACCGGAGTTCAGGGGCCGGGGTTTTGGTAAGAAGTTGTTCTTAATGGCACTTGAATTTGCCAGGACCCATTATCATGTGGTCACATTGAAAACTGACAGAACATTTGTTGAGGCTATCAACATGTATCAAAAACACGGTTTTTCAGTTGTTAACGAAAATGATGATACACTGTTCTTTTTGTATCGTCCATAATGTTCAGCTTCCTTAGCAGATGCATTTCAAAAACCTTATATCCTAATCTCACGAATGGGTTTAAACCAATATGGTAGGTGATTGGATGTTAAGTGTTAATGAAAAGGGACTTGAAATTGCAGAATATATGATGGATGAGGCTGAAGAACTCAAGATTAAGACTGTTGAACTGAAGAATGGAGCAAATGTCATCGACTGCGGCGTGAACGTAAGCGGTAGTTACGATGCGGGATTGATGTTTACAGATATCTGTATGGGCGGTTTGAACAGTTCAAGTATTACCGTGCATAAAGTGGGCGATGTTCCACTGGCCTTCATTGACATAAGCACCGATCATCCTTCGATATCCTGCCTTGGTGCGCAGAAAGCTGGCTGGCAGGTCAGTGTTGACAAGTATTTTGCCATGGGTTCAGGCCCGGCAAGGGCACTTTCACTAAAGCCAAAGCACACATACGAGAGAATACAGTATGAAGATGAATTTGATTCTACGGTCATTGCCCTGGAGTCCAGTGCACTTCCGGATGAAAAGGTCATGCAGTTCATTGCAGATGAATGTAATGTGCCAGTGGAGAACACTGTAGCACTGGTGGCACCAACTGCCAGTATCGTTGGCTCGGTCCAGGTTTCAGGCAGGGTTGTGGAGACAGGTATCTTCAAGCTCAACGAACTCGGGTTCGATACCACCCAGATCGTGTGCGGGACTGGTACTGCACCCATTGCACCTGTGGTCAAGGATGACCTGAAGGCTATGGGATGCACCAATGACAGTGTCATTTATTACGGTTCGATTGTACTGACCACACGCGGATTTGATGAGGAGCTGTTCAAGCAGGTACCATCTTCTACGTCATCCGATTACGGTAAACCCTTCTTCAAGACATTCAAGGATGCAGGCTATGATTTCTACAAGATCGATGCCAACATCTTTGCTCCCGCGGAAGTCTTGGTGAACGACCTTGATACAGGTAAGACCTATCACTCAGGCCACCTGAATGCAGAGGTCATCATGGAATCATACGGCATTAGCGGATTATAAATCCGCACTTTTTTTTATTTTGAAATAATAATGACCGGCCCAGTTTACATTGATGAAATATTCAATTCGATACAGGGCGAGGGCATATTTACAGGTGTACGCCAGGTTTTTGTAAGGTTCATGGGCTGTCCCCTGAACTGTGGCTACTGCGATACTCCTGACTCCAGACTTCCGGCTGGGCCGGTATGCAGGGTGGAACGCATCCCGGGCACTGGTGATTTAATGGATATCCCGAATCCTGTTGATATGGACACTCTTGTTGAGATTATTGAGGATGTATGGTCACCTGCCACTCAGCACCTTTCCCTGACTGGCGGCGAGCCTTTGACACAGACCGGATGTATCATTGAATTATCCGGGAATCCGGACCACCCCCTGTACCTGGAGACTAACGGCTGCCTGCCTGATGAGGCGAGAAAGGTACAGTATGTGGTGGATGTGGCGGCATGTGATGTCAAGCTGCCCGAGCACAAAGCAACTGAGGATTACCAGTCATTGTTAAAGGCCGAACTGGATACGGTTGGTATCTTTTATGATGCGGGTGCAGTAACATTTGCCAAATGTGTGGTGACTGACAAGACTTCTGGCAATGACCTGGACATAATTGCCAGGGGCCTGTCTGATATTGACGGGACCCTGCCCCTGGTACTGCAGCCTGTGACTTCCTGTCCGGGTTTTGAGCCGCCGACGTCAAAACGGCTGCTGGAACTGATGGATGCGGCAGGGAAATATTTGAAGGATGTGCGGGCAGTTCCGCAGGTGCATAAGATGATGGGGCAGTTGTGAAATTATTCTTCGACCCACTTGCGGGTCTCAATTAAGTAAAGGGAGCCGTTACGCTCTATTTCAGGAAATTTCCTTATCTCTTCTACCTTGAACCCGCTCTTGCCAGCTTCAAACCTGTCTGCCACCACCTTCCAGGGAATAGCGAAAGCAACCCGTCCTTTGCCCACACCCTGCCGCAGTTCTACTGCTAAAAATCCCTTCCTGCCCGATAGCCTGAGGTATTCGGACATCCTGTCCACCTGGTGTGACCCTTGTTTGTCTGTAGTGAAATGCTGGGTAAAATATAATGCTTTTGCTCCCTTGTCGGTGGAGATACTCTTGCATTCGATACCAAGGTAGTAATCAGGATGCAGTGAGTCAACTATCACGTCCAGGTACTGATGGGTGAACCTGTGCTGCTTGAGCCGGAATGCTATTCCTTTTATCCTGTTTTCTTTGAAATAGGTATTGAATGATCTTACAAGCTGCCGTTCGAATTCTGTCATGCATTGCACCAC
Coding sequences within:
- a CDS encoding DUF1998 domain-containing protein, yielding MEREFQHISRSQFVLTYGPGSIIETKNGPRIIPAMNRGLAEYFSKDIFERFEIAEIRLSKYIQKQSGNQPRIRIVALPTNAGLEKPGNYRIYSTFVFPVWKVCYGRKGEHKPILYNGPKCPLCKTNVESSATRFVVSCSAGHLDEVNWQYAVHGKDNCKPPFYFWKSSGSSLSDIVIECPHCGSKSNMKEIYKINFFCTGRTPEKETPSPSSFPPYYTKPQRPQKCEKKMKITQRQSTSLHVSETMTLLTIPEYDNNISRILQRNDVSVALDTIMNAPMDFKNMDKEVFIKWISSSLMNRIPEDSFQIIIDEINKGGVSDFCDIYHRLHVEDQSFMGLMYEEFESLLSGAGNPTDNFSMSNPKTIIPDSDIIPKLLVHPVNKIRTITVQTGYIRLVNFSDEENPGKISSGAYLDGSIWFPGYEGFGEGIFITFDGGMLPDLSSKAAYGDWNLFRKSDMEYETDWSEVTQKPEFVWLHTLSHAVIRSLSAHTGYSAVSLRERVYISRDGRNGGILIYNTSPGEDSGMGGLVGTVEYFQDIINTAINNLRICSNDPLCNDVNKSSESINGAACYSCLLISETSCEHRNLWLDRHLVIGE
- a CDS encoding endonuclease translates to MLVEIVPVASGEKWIGYGVRSFQSIIHELISKASNELVMTVYVITSMDIIDDLRNALERGVGVEIYLYSEETQEENEAVLSILKLKDEFDYLKLYRIKEEMLHAKVLVADGHKVLSGSANFTFSGMFKNYELGFLVNDSTIAMQILTLIKRLKS
- a CDS encoding DUF763 domain-containing protein translates to MKRTGVTNLPLHGGAAPRWLFNRMVKLSGGICDAILLDYGPDEMLRRLSDPYWFQAFSCVLGFDWHSSGTTTTTCGALKIALDPQEHGIKVCGGKGRTSRKTLDEIEQTADVFSLSTADIEQLKYSSRMSAKVDNSLIQDDYSLYHHCLVFDEKGDWTVIQQGMNDSYARRYQWLSEGVKSFVEEPHSGIASDDIKPDVLDMTARESYNTQEVSLDLILDGPEHLRQYFGKKNQTRLDDFTGNRLDDLTGGRLDGFTGRRVDELSLPPRHHIIDMDITEKGMKVLKEAYELQPSSYEELVSLRGMGPQKIRALALVSDLVYGTRPSWRDPVKYSFAHGGKDGFPFPVDRDTYDKSISTLKDAVESARLGEKDKQNAIKRLSQFISDE
- a CDS encoding amidohydrolase, whose protein sequence is MYLTDDEEIGDRIIEIRRRLHRIPELSFHEFKTQEAVMELLEKIGLKGEYIANTGVIATIQGKGPGKCIALRTDMDGLEVTEEPTQFNSEYISQHPGFMHSCGHDAHMAIVLGAAMHLIRQRDNFPGSVKLIFQPAEEQPPGGALDVIRDGGLDGVDAIVGLHVLSHIDSGEIKFRAGPFLAASNVMKIKITGKGGHHLSPELVIDPIAIAARFIGCICDRIKMKIPQDRFILGFGKIAGGSQFNRTPDEVDVMGSFRTFDNRDTQDIEDIIKQVLDELVDMYGKQDFPGLPAYKLDIEHGYPVLVNDPVFSNKVLRLLKEHFPEVGDDKPFFGSEDFAYYLQEIPGVYIGLGIRNEEKGITDGNHSSRFDIDETVLVDGTRMLAIIALDFLNDPGEYLL
- a CDS encoding GNAT family N-acetyltransferase — encoded protein: MRIEVFTPDRAGEVRQFVLGVLEGEGFGYDPVKDSDLKDICGYYIDNGGVFYIGTIKGVVVGTGAVRRINSKKCEIKRIYVKPEFRGRGFGKKLFLMALEFARTHYHVVTLKTDRTFVEAINMYQKHGFSVVNENDDTLFFLYRP
- the mch gene encoding methenyltetrahydromethanopterin cyclohydrolase, which gives rise to MLSVNEKGLEIAEYMMDEAEELKIKTVELKNGANVIDCGVNVSGSYDAGLMFTDICMGGLNSSSITVHKVGDVPLAFIDISTDHPSISCLGAQKAGWQVSVDKYFAMGSGPARALSLKPKHTYERIQYEDEFDSTVIALESSALPDEKVMQFIADECNVPVENTVALVAPTASIVGSVQVSGRVVETGIFKLNELGFDTTQIVCGTGTAPIAPVVKDDLKAMGCTNDSVIYYGSIVLTTRGFDEELFKQVPSSTSSDYGKPFFKTFKDAGYDFYKIDANIFAPAEVLVNDLDTGKTYHSGHLNAEVIMESYGISGL
- a CDS encoding 7-carboxy-7-deazaguanine synthase QueE; the protein is MTGPVYIDEIFNSIQGEGIFTGVRQVFVRFMGCPLNCGYCDTPDSRLPAGPVCRVERIPGTGDLMDIPNPVDMDTLVEIIEDVWSPATQHLSLTGGEPLTQTGCIIELSGNPDHPLYLETNGCLPDEARKVQYVVDVAACDVKLPEHKATEDYQSLLKAELDTVGIFYDAGAVTFAKCVVTDKTSGNDLDIIARGLSDIDGTLPLVLQPVTSCPGFEPPTSKRLLELMDAAGKYLKDVRAVPQVHKMMGQL